A region from the Cannabis sativa cultivar Pink pepper isolate KNU-18-1 chromosome 9, ASM2916894v1, whole genome shotgun sequence genome encodes:
- the LOC115705995 gene encoding NADH dehydrogenase [ubiquinone] iron-sulfur protein 1, mitochondrial codes for MGLGSLASRVIRPSASRLLNSHKNGFFLTRAVSSTPELHNADQSAAAQAQPEPTPDLSPRTPVGGARVHLPNPEDAIEVFVDGYPVKIPKGFTVLQACEVAGVDIPRFCYHSRLSIAGNCRMCLVEVEKSPKPVASCAMPALPGMKIKTDTPVAKKAREGVMEFLLMNHPLDCPICDQGGECDLQDQSMAFGSDRGRFTDMKRSVVDKNLGPLVKTVMTRCIQCTRCVRFATEVAGVQDLGMLGRGSGEEIGTYVEKLMTSELSGNVIDICPVGALTSKPFAFKARNWELKGTESIDVTDAVGSNIRIDSRGPEVMRIIPRLNEDINEEWISDKTRFCYDGLKRQRLNDPMIRDADGRFRAVSWADALSVVAEIVNQVKPEEIVGIAGQLSDAESMMALKDFLNRLGSNNVWCERNGSYADADLRSGYLMNTSISDLEKGDAFLLVGTQPRVEAAMVNARIRKTVRANHAKVGYIGPQADFNYDHQHLGTSPQTLVEIAEGCHPFSSVLLNAKNPVIIVGAGLFDRVDKDAIFSTVEAIANNAKVIRPDWNGFNVLLLSAAQAAALDLGLVPESVDSLQTSKFVYLMGADDVNLDKVPADAFVVYQGHHGDRGVYRANVILPASAFSEKEGTYENTEGCTQQTLPAVPTVGDARDDWKIIRALSEVVGTPLPYDSLAAIRSRIKTVAPNLLHVDEREPASFSPFLKPKSAQKISSDPFGTVVENFYMTDPITRASKIMAQCSALLSKK; via the exons ATGGGGTTGGGATCGCTAGCCTCGAGAGTCATAAGACCCTCAGCTTCTAGGCTCCTCAACTCCCACAAAAATGGTTTCTTCCTCACCAGGGCCGTATCCTCCACACCGGAGCTCCACAACGCCGACCAATCGGCGGCCGCCCAGGCTCAGCCTGAGCCCACTCCAGATCTTTCTCCGCGGACCCCGGTGGGCGGTGCCCGAGTCCATTTACCCAACCCGGAAGACGCTATCGAGGTCTTCGTCGATGGCTACCCAGTCAAGATTCCCAAGGGCTTCACTGTCTTGCAAGCCTGCGAGGTTGCCGGCGTTGACATTCCACGCTTCTGCTACCATAGCCGCCTTTCCATTGCCGGTAACTGTCGGATGTGCCTCGTCGAAGTAGAGAAGTCTCCCAAGCCTGTTGCCTCCTGCGCCATGCCCGCCCTCCCTG GGATGAAAATAAAGACGGATACTCCAGTAGCAAAGAAGGCTCGAGAAGGGGTAATGGAGTTTTTACTGATGAATCACCCATTAGACTGTCCAATTTGTGACCAGGGTGGAGAATGTGACCTACAGGATCAATCCATGGCATTTGGATCTGATCGCGGTCGCTTCACTGATATGAAGAGATCCGTTGTTGATAAGAATCTTGGTCCTTTGGTGAAAACTGTTATGACTCGGTGTATTCAATGTACTAG ATGTGTCAGATTTGCGACAGAGGTTGCTGGGGTTCAAGATCTTGGCATGCTAGGTCGCGGAAGTGGAGAAGAAATTGGGACTTATGTTGAAAAACTGATGACAAGTGAACTTTCAGGAAATGTGATAGATATATGTCCTGTTGGTGCCCTGACCTCAAAGCCTTTTGCATTTAAAGCCCGAAATTGGGAGTTGAAAGGAACTGAGAGCATTGATGTTACTGATGCTGTTGGCTCCAACATACGAATTGACAGTAGAGGTCCAGAGGTTATGCGCATTATTCCGAGGTTGAATGAG GATATTAACGAAGAATGGATATCAGACAAGACTCGTTTCTGTTATGATGGTTTGAAGAGGCAAAGACTAAATGACCCTATGATTCGTGATGCTGATGGACGGTTTAGAGCTGTGAGTTGGGCTGATGCCCTTTCTGTAGTTGCTGAAATTGTCAATCAAGTTAAACCAGAGGAAATTGTTGGGATTGCTGGTCAGCTATCTGATGCTGAATCCATGATGGCTCTGAAAGACTTCTTGAACCGATTGGGATCAAACAATGTGTGGTgtgaaagaaatggttcataCGCGGATGCTGATCTTCGCTCTGGGTATCTGATGAATACTAGCATTTCTGATCTTGAGAAGGGGGATGCTTTTCTCTTAGTTGGTACACAG CCACGGGTTGAAGCTGCTATGGTAAATGCTAGAATTCGAAAAACTGTTAGAGCAAATCATGCTAAAGTTGGTTACATTGGCCCTCAAGCTGATTTCAACTATGATCATCAACATCTTGGCACCTCTCCTCAGACACTAGTTGAAATTGCGGAGGGTTGCCATCCCTTTAGCTCAGTCCTCTTGAATGCAAAGAACCCTGTCATCATTGTTGGTGCTGGACTTTTTGATAGGGTAGACAAGGATGCAATTTTTTCAACTGTTGAAGCCATAGCAAATAATGCAAAAGTTATCAGACCTGATTGGAATGGTTTCAATGTTTTGCTTCTCAGTGCTGCCCAGGCTGCAGCACTTGACCTGGGTCTTGTGCCAGAGTCTGTAGACAGCCTCCAGACTTCCAAATTTGTGTATTTGATGGGTGCTGATGATGTGAACTTGGATAAGGTTCCCGCTGATGCCTTTGTGGTTTATCAGGGACATCATGGGGATCGGGGTGTGTATCGTGCAAATGTAATTTTGCCAGCATCGGCATTCAGCGAGAAGGAGGGTACATATGAAAATACTGAAGGTTGCACTCAACAAACATTGCCTGCGGTCCCAACAGTAGGTGATGCCAGAGATGATTGGAAGATTATCAGGGCTCTGTCTGAGGTGGTAGGGACTCCATTGCCATATGATTCGCTTGCAGCAATCAGATCTCGTATCAAGACTGTTGCACCGAACCTCTTGCATGTGGACGAAAGAGAGCCAGCTTCATTTTCACCTTTCTTGAAGCCTAAATCTGCTCAGAAAATAAGTTCAGATCCATTTGGAACTGTTGTTGAGAACTTTTATATGACTGATCCGATCACAAGAGCATCAAAGATAATGGCACAATGCAGTGCGCTACTGTCGAAAAAGTGA
- the LOC133031392 gene encoding uncharacterized protein LOC133031392, which translates to MTRLTEKIIEHSIESSSFGRQLYILDIFVNRQIVHQIAYESDVICFDQLKMNRKAFSTLCIMLETRGGLKASNYLQVDEQVAIFLNVIAHHVKNRVVRFRFMRSGETICKYFHNVLHSIIWLHEELLKRSESVLENSTDERLKWFKNCLGALDGTHIRVRVPRNDKPKYRTQKGYYYLVDAGYTYCKGFLAPYRGQRYHLNQWEDGNPPKNPQEFFNMKHPSARNAIERCFGTIKNRWEILRKNEINSRDEEDVDGSIRSIQASEEWTTFRNNLAHEIMETSKGRGPGQNKRFWSEDEDKYLIESLMELNNEGKFKAKGNFKPGYLRAIEMKLKDGFGWDSNRKIVIAEKSVWEAYLQSHKEAAPFKIKSFPWYDDLCAVFGKDRATGKHAETVTDVVEELEAKKENTTLGEDDFSNANNVDEVESMSVSDATRGAQSHTQSDGSSKKKRKVANHEELSNALTQSACIIAEVIEKASIRLSKAIGLNEKHMQLEKELERTTTLTTAQRHKVDRMIMQDNALVSYIFSVPDDEKDELARVLFNSSL; encoded by the exons ATGACTCGCTTAACT GAAAAAATTATTGAGCACAGTATTGAATCAAGCTCTTTTGGAAGACAATTATACATACTTGATATTTTTGTCAATAGGCAAATTGTGCATCAAATAGCTTATGAGAGTGATGTCATTTGTTTTGATCAACTTAAGATGAATAGAAAAGCATTTAGCACTTTATGCATAATGCTTGAAACTAGGGGTGGGTTAAAAGCATCTAACTATTTACAAGTAGATGAACAAGTGGctatatttttaaatgtaattgcTCATCATGTGAAAAACAGAGTCGTTAGATTTCGATTTATGAGATCGGGTGAGactatttgtaaatattttcatAATGTGTTACATTCAATCATTTGGCTACATGAAGAGTTATTGAAAAGATCTGAATCTGTTCTTGAAAATTCAACAGATGAGAGGTTGAAATGGTTCaag AATTGCTTAGGAGCACTCGATGGAACTCATATTAGAGTGAGAGTACCTAGGAATGATAAACCAAAATATCGTACTCAAAAAG gttaTTATTACCTTGTAGATGCTGGATATACTTATTGTAAGGGATTTCTTGCTCCATATCGAGGCCAACGTTATCACCTCAACCAATGGGAAGATGGAAATCCTCCTAAAAATCCACAAGAATTTTTTAATATGAAGCATCCATCTGCTAGGAATGCCATTGAGAGATGTTTTGGTACAATTAAGAATCGATGGGAAATTCTTAGGA AGAATGAGATTAACAGTCGAGATGAAGAAGATGTTGATGGATCCATAAGAAGTATTCAAGCTTCTGAAGAGTGGACAACGTTTAGAAATAATTTAGCACATGAGAT CATGGAGACTTCAAAAGGAAGAGGTCCAGGACAAAATAAAAGATTTTGGAGTGAAGATGAAGACAAATACTTGATTGAATCACTTATGGAGCTAAATAATGAAGGAAAGTTTAAAGCTAAAGGAAACTTCAAGCCAGGTTATCTTAGAGCTATTGAGATGAAACTAAAAGA CGGGTTTGGATGGGACAGTAATAGAAAAATTGTAATTGCAGAAAAATCAGTGTGGGAAGCATATTTGCAG AGTCATAAGGAAGCAGCCCCATTCAAGATCAAGTCATTCCCTTGGTATGACGACTTGTGTGCAGTTTTTGGCAAAGATCGTGCAACTGGAAAACATGCAGAGACTGTAACAGATGTTGTTGAAGAACTTGAAGCTAAAAAGGAAAACACTACACTTGGAGAAGATGATTTCAGCAATGCTAATAATGTGGATGAAGTGGAATCTATGTCTGTTTCAGATGCAACAAGAGGTGCTCAATCTCACACTCAATCAGATGGGTCTTCAaagaagaaaaggaaagttgcaAATCATGAAGAACTTTCAAATGCACTTACACAATCAGCTTGTATTATCGCAGAGGTAATTGAAAAAGCTTCAATTCGTTTGAGTAAAGCTATTGGCTTGAATGAAAAGCATATGCAGCTCGAGAAAGAGTTAGAAAGGACCACTACACTTACTACAGCTCAACGTCATAAGGTAGATCGCATGATTATGCAAGATAATGCTTTGGTTTCTTACATTTTCAGTGTCCCAGATGATGAGAAGGATGAATTGGCGAGAGTTCTTTTTAATAGCTCTCTTTAG